Proteins encoded together in one Thamnophis elegans isolate rThaEle1 chromosome 10, rThaEle1.pri, whole genome shotgun sequence window:
- the LOC116514378 gene encoding prolactin-releasing peptide receptor-like — MYGSFEGSSTLPTNTSAAALNSATNGTNIFFQGLQLLQRLKLLIILLYTGVVIIGMVGNCLLVHVILHVKKMHNVTNFLIGNLALSDVAMCTTCVPLTLAYVFEPRGWIFGSTMCYFVYFMQPVTVYVSIFTLVTIAIDRYIVIIHPLRRRVSLQLSAYMILFIWILSCCLALPAMAHTYYVELDKQGVILCEEFWGEQEHQRQTYALCLLLITYFFPLLAILISYIKISIKLKNRVMPGSVTKNQADWDRARRKRTFCLLVMVVVVFGVCWLPLHAFNFIRDININAIDAYYFSLIQLVCHWFAMSSACYNPFIYAWLHDSFREELKKLLVWPRRVVPSGQSATVSVVI, encoded by the coding sequence ATGTATGGATCATTTGAAGGTTCTAGCACCCTTCCTACAAACACCAGTGCAGCAGCCCTCAACTCTGCTACAAATGGGACTAATATATTTTTCCAGGGTTTGCAGCTGTTGCAGCGACTAAAATTGCTGATCATCCTGTTGTACACAGGTGTGGTCATTATTGGGATGGTAGGCAACTGCCTCCTGGTCCATGTCATTTTGCATGTCAAGAAGATGCACAACGTCACCAACTTCCTCATTGGGAACCTAGCCCTTTCTGATGTGGCCATGTGCACCACATGCGTCCCACTTACTCTTGCCTATGTGTTTGAGCCAAGGGGCTGGATTTTTGGCAGCACAATGTGCTATTTTGTCTACTTCATGCAGCCGGTGACTGTTTATGTCTCCATCTTCACCTTGGTCACCATTGCAATTGACCGGTACATTGTCATTATACACCCTCTGCGACGCCGCGTCTCCCTTCAGCTTAGTGCTTATATGATCCTCTTTATCTGGATTTTGTCCTGTTGCTTAGCCTTGCCAGCTATGGCACATACCTATTATGTGGAGCTGGATAAGCAAGGCGTCATCCTGTGTGAGGAGTTCTGGGGGGAGCaagagcaccaaagacaaaccTATGCTTTGTGCCTGCTCCTCATCacttattttttccctttgctggCCATCCTAATTTCCTACATCAAGATCTCCATCAAACTGAAAAACAGGGTGATGCCAGGGAGTGTCACTAAAAACCAGGCAGACTGGGACAGAGCCAGGAGGAAGAGGACCTTCTGCTTGCTGGTCATGGTAGTTGTGGTCTTCGGAGTTTGCTGGCTTCCCCTTCATGCCTTCAACTTTATCCGAGACATTAACATCAACGCAATTGATGCGTATTATTTCAGCCTTATCCAACTAGTTTGCCATTGGTTTGCTATGAGTTCTGCTTGTTATAACCCCTTTATATATGCCTGGCTTCACGATAGCTTTAGGGAAGAACTTAAAAAATTACTTGTCTGGCCCAGGAGAGTAGTTCCCTCTGGGCAAAGTGCAACTGTAAGTGTTGTTATCTGA
- the LOC116513644 gene encoding prolactin-releasing peptide receptor-like, giving the protein MEPANLTSQSFLSAIQNNTSSLFLGLQLVQFFKPLIIPCYSLVVFVGVIGNYLLIYVICKTKKMHNVTNFLVGNLAFSDMLMCATCVPLTLAYAFEPRGWIYGRFMCYFVFLMQPVTVFVSVFTLTVIAVDRYFAMVYPLRRRLTISICVYILGAIWMLSCILAAPALVRTYHAEFPELDFSICEEFWFHRKRDRLAYAYSTLILTYVLPLTVISVSYLRISVKLKNRVVPGNVTQSQAECDRVKRRKTFRLLVLVVTAFGVCWLPLHLFNVIKDVEIRLIDKQYFNLIQLICHWFAMMSACTNAFLYAWLHDRFRGQLMKMFAWRQKRTAPATNCIAASVAL; this is encoded by the coding sequence ATGGAACCAGCAAATCTGACCTCTCAGAGCTTTCTCTCTGCAATTCAGAACAACACCAGCAGCCTCTTCCTGGGGCTCCAGCTTGTCCAGTTCTTCAAGCCTCTCATTATTCCTTGCTACTCTCTGGTGGTCTTTGTTGGCGTCATTGGGAATTATCTCCTTATTTATGTTATCTGCAAGACTAAAAAAATGCACAATGTCACCAATTTCCTCGTGGGCAACTTGGCATTCTCAGACATGCTCATGTGCGCCACATGTGTGCCGCTGACATTGGCGTATGCCTTTGAACCCAGAGGGTGGATCTATGGACGCTTCATGTGTTACTTTGTGTTCCTGATGCAGCCGGTCACCGTATTTGTGTCTGTTTTCACATTGACTGTCATTGCTGTAGACAGGTACTTTGCCATGGTTTATCCCCTGCGGAGGAGACTGACCATATCCATCTGTGTGTATATCCTGGGTGCCATTTGGATGTTGAGTTGCATACTAGCTGCCCCAGCCTTGGTCCGTACTTACCATGCAGAATTTCCAGAGCTGGACTTCTCCATCTGTGAAGAATTTTGGTTCCACAGGAAGAGGGATCGCTTAGCTTATGCCTACAGCACCCTCATCCTCACCTATGTTCTGCCCTTAACGGTCATCTCCGTCTCCTACCTGAGGATCTCAGTCAAGCTGAAAAACCGAGTTGTTCCTGGCAATGTTACCCAGAGCCAAGCTGAGTGCGACCGAGTTAAGCGGAGGAAGACTTTTCGTCTGCTCGTCTTGGTGGTCACGGCCTTTGGAGTTTGCTGGCTGCCACTGCATCTCTTCAATGTCATCAAAGACGTCGAGATCAGACTGATAGACAAGCAATACTTCAACCTTATTCAGCTGATTTGCCATTGGTTTGCAATGATGTCTGCTTGCACAAATGCCTTCCTTTATGCCTGGCTACATGATCGGTTTAGGGGGCAGCTGATGAAAATGTTTGCTTGGAGGCAGAAAAGGACAGCACCTGCCACAAACTGCATTGCGGCTAGCGTGGCTTTGTAA